The proteins below are encoded in one region of Gopherus flavomarginatus isolate rGopFla2 chromosome 12, rGopFla2.mat.asm, whole genome shotgun sequence:
- the LOC127033215 gene encoding uncharacterized protein LOC127033215, whose amino-acid sequence MFSSDSFILSGSSDRSARLWTPDGKFVGNFGQEKRWDLKNPSTFAHPKDPWSERREIRKKRTPTKQPAYTDGRLFSSRELVRNVVGETEEKVNQEINGGSAMEEREQLQEFQLPRADGAHPPTSPSQISAADAVQSRLTTPQAFTGTSNQRKHECQSLFRHHLENDLVKRITGRKARRRVFGAISANKFNRFGTLCSPFHALATPEMQKLTLPQDLPMTSRMLRQGIVCSTETDLRSLPLTFPDLDTEKTEEPSLSERKKSSVHMKTPLLPPLVKPTRASLSHSKKAKSFQFPSQFPQ is encoded by the exons ATGTTCAGTTCAGATTCATTCATTCTGAGTGGCTCCTCGGACAGAAGCGCCAGACTGTGGACCCCAGATGGGAAATTTGTGGGAAACTTTGGGCAGGAAAAGAGATGGGACTTGAAAAATCCATCAACATTTGCCCACCCCAA GGACCCCTGGAGTGAGAGAAGAGAAATCAGGAAAAAACGAACGCCAACCAAGCAGCCGGCATATACTGATGGGCGGCTCTTCAGTTCAAGGGAGCTTGTCAGAAATGTGGTGGGAGAGACAGAAGAGAAGGTAAACCAGGAGATCAATGGGGGAAGCGCAATGGAGGAGAGAGAGCAACTGCAGG AGTTCCAATTACCAAGAGCGGATGGTGCCCATCCACCCACATCCCCCAGCCAGATTTCTGCCGCGGATGCAGTGCAAAGCCGCCTGACAACTCCACAAGCGTTCACCGGTACCTCAAATCAAAGAAAACACGAG TGCCAGAGCCTTTTCAGACACCATCTGGAAAATGACCTGGTGAAAAGAATTACAGGAAGGAAAGCCCGTCGGCGTGTGTTTGGGGCTATCAGTGCTAACAAATTCAACCGGTTTGGGACACTCTGTTCACCTTTTCATGCACTAGCAACTCCG GAGATGCAGAAATTAACTTTACCTCAAGACTTACCCATGACCTCTCGGATGCTGAGGCAGGGCATAGTCTGCAGCACCGAGACGGACTTACGGTCTTTACCATTAACCTTCCCAGACCTGGACACCGAGAAGACAGAAGAGCCCAGCCTGAGTGAGAGAAAGAAGTCATCAGTCCACATGAAaacccctctgcttcccccattAGTTAAACCTACCAGAGCTAGCCTCTCCCACAGTAAAAAGGCTAAAAGTTTCCAATTTCCCTCCCAGTTCCCACAGTAG